A window of Paenibacillus polygoni contains these coding sequences:
- the dnaJ gene encoding molecular chaperone DnaJ: MADKRDYYEVLGVSKNAGEDEIKKAYRKLARQYHPDVNKAADAETKFKEVKEAYDVLSDGQKRATYDQYGHVDPNQGMGGFGGAQDFGGFGDIFDMFFGGGGGGRRDPNAPQRGNDLQYTMTIEFKEAVFGKESDITIPRTESCDTCHGSGAKPGTKPETCSVCHGSGQEEVVQNTPFGRMVNRRACSNCGGSGKIIKEKCTTCQGSGKVRKQRKIHVKIPAGVDDGAQLRMSGEGEGGLRGGPAGDLYIVIRVKSHDFFEREGNDIYCEIPLTFAQAALGDEIEIPTLREKVKLKIPAGTQTGTYFRLRGKGVPHLRGSGQGDQHVKVVVVTPSKLSEEQKDLLREFAALNGEQTHENEQSFFDRVKRAFRGD, translated from the coding sequence GTGGCTGATAAGCGTGACTACTATGAGGTACTAGGCGTTAGCAAAAACGCTGGTGAAGATGAAATTAAAAAAGCATACCGTAAGTTGGCCCGTCAATATCACCCGGATGTGAACAAGGCAGCCGATGCGGAAACGAAATTTAAGGAAGTAAAAGAAGCTTATGACGTTCTTAGTGACGGACAGAAGCGGGCAACATATGATCAATATGGTCATGTCGATCCGAATCAAGGAATGGGCGGCTTTGGCGGAGCTCAAGATTTTGGTGGATTCGGCGACATTTTCGATATGTTCTTTGGCGGCGGAGGCGGCGGACGCAGAGATCCAAATGCACCGCAGCGAGGTAACGATCTTCAGTACACGATGACTATTGAGTTCAAGGAAGCGGTATTCGGTAAAGAATCCGATATTACGATCCCGCGGACAGAGAGCTGCGATACATGTCATGGTTCCGGTGCAAAACCAGGAACGAAACCAGAAACTTGTTCCGTATGTCATGGCAGCGGTCAAGAAGAAGTGGTTCAGAATACACCATTCGGACGTATGGTGAATCGCCGTGCTTGCTCTAACTGTGGTGGTTCTGGGAAAATCATTAAGGAAAAATGTACGACTTGCCAAGGAAGCGGTAAAGTTCGGAAACAACGCAAGATTCACGTCAAAATTCCAGCAGGTGTGGATGATGGTGCTCAGCTGCGTATGAGCGGTGAAGGTGAAGGCGGATTACGCGGAGGTCCTGCGGGCGATCTATATATTGTAATTCGTGTGAAATCACATGACTTCTTCGAAAGAGAAGGAAATGATATCTACTGTGAAATTCCACTGACATTTGCGCAAGCGGCACTTGGTGATGAGATTGAAATTCCAACCTTGCGAGAAAAAGTGAAACTGAAAATCCCGGCAGGTACGCAGACCGGAACTTATTTCCGACTTAGAGGAAAAGGGGTTCCGCATCTTCGCGGAAGCGGCCAGGGCGATCAGCATGTTAAGGTTGTTGTTGTCACTCCAAGCAAACTAAGCGAAGAGCAAAAAGATTTGCTTCGTGAGTTTGCTGCGCTGAACGGAGAACAAACGCATGAGAATGAGCAATCTTTCTTTGATCGTGTAAAACGTGCGTTCCGTGGAGACTAA
- the dnaK gene encoding molecular chaperone DnaK has translation MSKVIGIDLGTTNSCVAVMEGGEAVVIPNPEGGRTTPSVVGFKKDGERVVGETAKRQAITNPDRTISSIKRHMGTSHKETIDGKDYSAQEISAMILQKLKADAEAYLGQPVTQAVITVPAYFNDGQRQATKDAGKIAGLEVLRIVNEPTAAALAYGLEKSEDQTILVYDLGGGTFDVSILELGDGFFEVKATSGDNSLGGDDFDQVIIDYMVSEFKKDQGIDLSKDKAAVQRLKDAAEKAKKELSGVLTTTISLPFITVADGVPQHLEMNLTRAKFEEISANLVERTLGPTRQALSDAGMTANDIDKVVLVGGSTRIPAVQEAIKRLTGKDPHKGVNPDEVVALGAAVQAGVLTGDVKDVVLLDVTPLSLGIETAGGVFTKMIERNTTIPTSKSQVFSTYADNQPSVEIHVLQGEREMAAGNKTLGRFMLGDIPPAPRGVPQIEVTFDIDANGIVNVSATDKGTNKTQKITITSSSGLTDAEVEQMMKDAELHAEEDKKRRELVEVKNTADQLIYSVDKTIKDLGEKADAGEVEKANAAKEKLQKTLESDNVEEIKAATEELTEIVQQLSVKLYEQAQQAAEAQGAGADAQQNAGGRDNVVDADYEVVDEDKK, from the coding sequence ATGAGTAAAGTTATTGGTATTGACCTTGGAACCACAAACTCTTGCGTAGCAGTTATGGAAGGCGGCGAAGCTGTCGTTATCCCTAACCCAGAAGGCGGACGTACTACCCCTTCCGTAGTAGGTTTTAAAAAAGATGGTGAACGTGTTGTAGGTGAAACTGCAAAACGTCAAGCAATCACAAACCCTGATCGTACGATCAGCTCTATCAAACGTCATATGGGCACAAGCCATAAAGAAACAATCGATGGAAAAGATTACTCCGCTCAAGAAATTTCTGCAATGATCTTGCAAAAATTGAAAGCTGATGCAGAGGCTTATCTTGGCCAACCGGTAACTCAAGCGGTTATCACAGTTCCAGCTTACTTTAATGACGGTCAACGTCAAGCAACAAAAGATGCTGGTAAAATTGCAGGTCTTGAAGTTCTTCGTATTGTCAACGAGCCAACAGCTGCAGCACTTGCTTACGGTCTTGAAAAATCCGAAGATCAAACGATCCTGGTATATGACCTTGGCGGCGGTACATTTGACGTATCGATCCTTGAACTTGGTGATGGATTCTTCGAAGTAAAAGCAACTAGCGGTGACAACAGCCTTGGCGGTGACGATTTTGACCAAGTCATCATTGATTACATGGTAAGTGAATTCAAAAAAGATCAAGGTATTGATCTGAGCAAAGATAAAGCAGCAGTACAACGTTTGAAAGATGCTGCGGAAAAAGCGAAAAAAGAGTTGTCCGGCGTACTGACAACAACGATTTCCCTTCCGTTCATTACTGTAGCAGACGGCGTACCGCAACACTTAGAAATGAACTTGACTCGTGCGAAATTTGAAGAAATTTCTGCGAACCTGGTAGAGCGTACACTCGGCCCAACTCGTCAAGCTTTGAGTGATGCAGGTATGACAGCTAACGATATCGACAAAGTAGTACTTGTTGGTGGATCAACTCGTATCCCAGCAGTACAAGAAGCAATTAAGAGACTTACTGGTAAAGACCCTCATAAAGGCGTTAACCCAGACGAAGTTGTTGCTCTTGGTGCAGCAGTACAAGCCGGCGTACTTACTGGTGATGTAAAAGACGTTGTTCTTCTTGACGTAACTCCATTGTCCCTTGGTATTGAAACTGCAGGCGGAGTATTTACAAAAATGATCGAACGTAACACAACGATCCCAACAAGTAAATCCCAAGTGTTCTCTACTTATGCGGATAACCAACCAAGCGTTGAAATCCACGTACTTCAAGGGGAACGCGAAATGGCAGCGGGTAACAAAACACTCGGCCGCTTTATGCTAGGAGATATTCCTCCAGCACCACGCGGTGTACCTCAAATCGAAGTTACTTTTGACATCGATGCGAACGGTATTGTTAACGTATCTGCTACAGATAAAGGTACAAATAAAACACAAAAAATCACAATCACATCTTCCAGCGGTTTGACAGATGCAGAAGTTGAACAAATGATGAAAGACGCTGAACTTCATGCAGAAGAAGATAAAAAACGCAGAGAACTTGTTGAAGTGAAAAATACGGCTGACCAATTAATCTACTCTGTAGATAAAACAATTAAAGACCTCGGTGAAAAAGCAGACGCAGGAGAAGTAGAAAAAGCAAATGCAGCGAAAGAAAAACTGCAAAAAACGCTTGAATCCGACAACGTTGAAGAGATCAAAGCTGCTACAGAGGAACTTACTGAAATCGTTCAGCAATTGTCTGTAAAACTGTATGAGCAAGCTCAGCAAGCAGCTGAAGCGCAAGGTGCAGGTGCAGACGCACAGCAAAATGCAGGCGGACGCGATAATGTCGTTGATGCTGACTATGAAGTTGTAGATGAGGATAAAAAATAA
- the grpE gene encoding nucleotide exchange factor GrpE, which produces MKDEQTFVDKEENTPQENVVNEADQAAEEQNPVNDSAESAQEETEAEVLDPETAKFKALAEENEKRYLRTQADFDNFRRRTQKEKEDLAKYATTKLITELVPVIDNFERAMSTADSNTDADSFIKGVNMIFRQLEGVLGAEGLTVMNTVGQPFNPEFHQAIMQVESDEYEEGIVVEEVQKGYMIKDRVLRPAMVKVSM; this is translated from the coding sequence TTGAAAGATGAACAAACATTTGTAGATAAAGAAGAAAACACTCCGCAAGAAAACGTAGTGAATGAAGCTGATCAAGCTGCAGAAGAACAAAACCCGGTGAATGATTCTGCTGAATCAGCACAAGAGGAAACGGAAGCAGAGGTACTTGATCCTGAAACTGCTAAATTCAAAGCACTCGCTGAAGAGAACGAGAAACGTTATCTACGTACGCAAGCTGATTTCGATAACTTCCGTCGCCGTACTCAAAAGGAGAAGGAAGACCTAGCGAAATATGCTACGACGAAGCTAATCACTGAACTTGTACCAGTCATTGATAACTTTGAACGTGCGATGAGCACTGCTGATTCAAATACAGATGCTGACTCCTTTATTAAAGGAGTGAACATGATCTTCCGACAACTGGAGGGTGTCCTCGGAGCGGAGGGTCTTACTGTTATGAACACGGTGGGTCAGCCGTTTAATCCGGAGTTCCACCAAGCGATCATGCAGGTTGAAAGTGATGAGTATGAGGAAGGTATCGTAGTGGAGGAAGTACAAAAAGGCTACATGATTAAAGATAGAGTACTTCGCCCAGCGATGGTTAAAGTGAGCATGTAA
- the hrcA gene encoding heat-inducible transcriptional repressor HrcA, giving the protein MLTERQRLILNAIVDDYIRSAEPVGSRSISKRGDVGYSPATIRNEMSDLEEMGFLEQPHTSAGRIPSHKGYRYYVDHLVPWNETEPSELQQLKSFFAEKLNAMEQVIQHASTILSHMTSYTSILLGPEVFHTSLRHFQLLPLGENLAVAIIVTSTGQVENKTVSLPPGIPLSEMERVVNLLNSKLVGVPLYKLKARLHTEIAKEMEKHIFHYEGFMHLLDSALDGESEHRLYLSGTTNMLNQPEFRDVEKVKDIFDLLEETPTMLKMMTPKMGTTGVQVRIGTENKHEAFSNCSLITATYSVEGEALGTIGILGPTRMEYAKVISILNVLSKDLTAVLTHRFK; this is encoded by the coding sequence ATGTTAACCGAGCGACAACGACTGATTTTGAATGCTATTGTTGACGATTATATCCGTTCGGCGGAACCCGTGGGATCCCGTAGCATTTCAAAAAGGGGCGATGTTGGATATAGTCCGGCAACAATCCGTAACGAAATGTCTGACCTGGAGGAAATGGGATTTTTGGAGCAGCCGCATACATCTGCCGGCCGCATTCCTTCACATAAAGGATATCGTTATTATGTTGACCATTTGGTTCCTTGGAATGAAACGGAGCCCTCTGAGCTGCAACAGCTCAAATCTTTTTTTGCTGAAAAATTAAATGCGATGGAACAAGTGATACAGCATGCTTCGACCATCTTATCCCATATGACCAGTTATACTTCGATCCTGCTGGGTCCAGAGGTGTTTCATACCTCGCTTCGTCATTTTCAGCTTTTACCGCTGGGTGAGAATTTAGCAGTGGCGATTATTGTAACCAGCACAGGCCAAGTGGAGAATAAGACAGTAAGTCTTCCTCCTGGCATTCCATTATCAGAAATGGAGCGAGTAGTGAATCTGCTGAACAGCAAACTGGTGGGAGTACCTTTATATAAATTGAAAGCTAGACTGCACACTGAGATTGCAAAAGAGATGGAGAAACATATCTTTCATTACGAAGGTTTCATGCACCTGCTTGACTCGGCACTCGATGGAGAATCGGAACATCGTCTTTATCTCAGCGGCACAACGAATATGCTCAACCAGCCGGAGTTTAGAGATGTGGAGAAAGTAAAAGATATCTTTGATCTTTTGGAAGAGACTCCAACTATGCTGAAAATGATGACACCTAAGATGGGCACAACAGGTGTACAGGTTCGGATTGGAACCGAGAATAAGCATGAGGCATTTTCCAATTGCAGTCTGATTACAGCAACTTATTCTGTAGAAGGTGAGGCACTTGGAACCATTGGAATCTTGGGCCCGACTCGTATGGAATATGCGAAAGTAATTAGTATTCTTAATGTACTATCTAAAGATTTGACCGCCGTGTTAACGCATCGTTTTAAATAA
- a CDS encoding N-acetyltransferase gives MTAVCRKASPKDVDSLYLMIKGYAERGIMLPRSRDVLERQIDLFVVAEVDGNVVGCGSLCQLGNDLVEVRSLGISEGHKGQGIGSLLLDKLVEEARELQIPKIMALTYEVSFFEKNGFVIVSKEIFPEKVWTDCVHCSKQSCCDEIAVLKVLSE, from the coding sequence ATGACCGCGGTATGCAGAAAAGCGTCGCCCAAAGATGTTGATTCATTATACCTGATGATTAAAGGCTATGCAGAGAGAGGAATTATGCTTCCCCGCTCGCGAGACGTGCTCGAGAGGCAGATTGATCTTTTTGTTGTGGCTGAAGTCGATGGAAACGTCGTTGGATGCGGCTCTTTATGCCAATTGGGGAATGATCTGGTGGAAGTCAGATCGCTTGGAATCTCGGAGGGCCACAAAGGCCAAGGGATCGGTTCCTTGCTGTTAGACAAACTCGTAGAGGAAGCCAGAGAACTTCAAATACCGAAAATCATGGCTCTTACGTATGAGGTGTCTTTTTTCGAGAAGAATGGTTTCGTTATCGTAAGCAAAGAGATTTTTCCGGAAAAGGTATGGACGGATTGCGTTCACTGTAGTAAACAGAGCTGCTGTGACGAAATTGCCGTATTAAAAGTACTAAGTGAATAG
- the hemW gene encoding radical SAM family heme chaperone HemW, with product MTHEKLAGQQSAPQAVYIHIPFCTNKCFYCDFNSYVLKDQPVMKYLEALEREMEYTVTQTPPGEIKTIFVGGGTPTVLKPDEMAYFLKTVRTYFPNWSDDIEFSMEANPGTTDLEKMAVMKEGGVNRVSFGVQAFQNELLTGIGRIHNTDDVYRSLENARKTGLTNLSIDLMFGLPNQTVEMLSDSITRALELDLPHYSIYGLKVEENTLFHTMFQKNQLPLPSEDHELKMYLLLMERMKEAGYNQYEISNFAKPGKESRHNITYWRNEDYYGLGAGAHGYVHRQRHMNIRGVNPYNEATEKGLPRLETFTISKEEAMEDFLMVGLRMLEGVSSTRFEQQFHVKLEDIFAKPLHKMLHAGLLEAEGDMYRLSSQGVLYGNEVFAEFIGAITVK from the coding sequence GTGACTCATGAGAAGCTAGCTGGGCAACAATCCGCACCTCAAGCGGTGTATATTCATATTCCTTTTTGCACCAATAAATGTTTCTACTGTGACTTCAACTCGTATGTTCTGAAAGATCAGCCGGTTATGAAATATTTAGAAGCGCTCGAGCGGGAGATGGAATATACAGTAACACAAACGCCTCCGGGTGAGATTAAAACGATTTTTGTCGGGGGAGGTACGCCGACGGTACTTAAACCAGATGAAATGGCTTATTTTTTGAAAACAGTTCGTACGTATTTCCCTAACTGGTCAGATGACATTGAATTCTCAATGGAAGCAAATCCAGGTACGACGGATCTAGAAAAAATGGCAGTAATGAAAGAAGGCGGAGTTAACCGGGTTAGTTTTGGAGTACAAGCTTTCCAAAATGAACTATTAACAGGGATTGGCCGTATCCATAATACAGATGATGTCTATCGCAGTCTTGAGAATGCACGCAAAACCGGTCTGACTAACCTCTCTATAGATTTAATGTTTGGTTTGCCAAATCAGACGGTAGAGATGCTTTCTGACAGTATTACACGTGCGCTCGAACTAGATCTTCCTCATTATTCAATCTATGGACTTAAAGTAGAAGAGAATACTTTATTCCACACGATGTTCCAAAAGAACCAGCTGCCGCTGCCAAGTGAAGATCATGAACTTAAAATGTATCTCTTGTTAATGGAACGTATGAAGGAAGCAGGATACAATCAATATGAGATTAGTAACTTTGCCAAACCAGGCAAAGAAAGCCGTCATAATATCACCTATTGGAGAAATGAAGATTATTATGGTCTTGGAGCGGGAGCGCATGGATACGTCCATAGACAGCGTCATATGAATATTCGCGGGGTTAATCCTTATAATGAAGCGACCGAAAAAGGACTGCCGCGCCTAGAAACTTTTACGATCTCTAAAGAAGAAGCAATGGAAGATTTCTTGATGGTAGGGCTTCGTATGCTGGAGGGTGTCTCAAGTACACGATTTGAACAGCAATTTCATGTGAAATTGGAAGACATATTTGCAAAACCGCTGCATAAAATGTTGCATGCAGGACTCTTGGAAGCGGAAGGTGACATGTATCGCTTAAGCAGCCAGGGAGTCCTGTACGGGAATGAAGTGTTTGCTGAATTCATAGGTGCGATAACCGTTAAATAA
- the lepA gene encoding translation elongation factor 4, protein MTDIQARQRKIRNFSIIAHIDHGKSTLADRILEYTGALTSREMQEQVLDQMDLERERGITIKLQAVRLTYKADDGEEYLLNLIDTPGHVDFTYEVSRSLAACEGALLVVDAAQGIEAQTLANVYLALDNNLEILPVINKIDLPSADPERVKQEIEDVIGLDASDAVLASAKAGIGIKEILEQVVTGVPAPTGDPDKPLKALIFDSHYDPYKGVIVYIRVVDGKIKAGSKIKMMATDKTFEVIEVGSFMPRMTIVDELNVGDVGFVVAGIKHVGDTRVGDTITDAKNPAPEPLPGYRKINPMVYCGLYPIETSDYNDLREALEKLQLNDASLSFEPETSSALGFGFRCGFLGLLHMDVIQERIEREFNIPLITTAPSVIYRIKLTNGEVIEIDNPSNYPEIGRIDHVEEPYVKADIIVPNDYVGTVMELCQNKRGEYVNMEYLDANRVTITYEIPLAEIVYDFFDQLKSSTKGYASYDYEVCGYRVSNLVKMDILLNGEQVDALSFIVHRERAYQRGRVICEKLRGLIPRQMFEVPIQASVGTKVVARETIKAMRKNVLSKCYGGDISRKRKLLEKQKEGKKRMKQVGNVEVPQEAFMAVLKIDD, encoded by the coding sequence ATGACAGACATTCAAGCAAGACAACGAAAAATTAGAAATTTTAGTATTATTGCACATATAGACCATGGTAAATCTACTTTGGCTGACCGTATTCTGGAGTACACGGGTGCACTGACTTCGCGCGAAATGCAGGAGCAGGTACTTGACCAGATGGACTTGGAGCGGGAACGCGGAATTACCATTAAACTGCAAGCAGTGCGACTTACTTACAAAGCAGATGACGGTGAAGAATATCTTCTTAACCTGATTGATACACCGGGACACGTCGATTTTACGTACGAGGTATCAAGAAGTCTTGCTGCTTGTGAAGGCGCGCTTCTAGTGGTGGATGCGGCACAGGGCATTGAAGCCCAGACGCTGGCAAATGTGTATTTGGCACTTGATAATAACCTGGAGATCCTACCGGTTATTAACAAGATCGATCTTCCAAGTGCAGACCCGGAACGGGTTAAACAGGAGATTGAAGATGTAATTGGTCTTGACGCAAGTGATGCGGTTCTTGCTTCTGCTAAAGCAGGAATTGGCATTAAAGAGATTCTGGAGCAAGTGGTTACAGGGGTTCCTGCACCTACGGGCGATCCAGACAAGCCGCTGAAGGCACTTATTTTCGACTCGCACTATGATCCTTATAAAGGGGTTATCGTATATATTCGCGTCGTTGACGGGAAGATCAAAGCCGGTTCGAAGATCAAAATGATGGCAACGGACAAGACTTTTGAAGTCATTGAAGTTGGCTCATTTATGCCGCGTATGACGATTGTGGACGAGCTTAACGTGGGTGATGTAGGGTTTGTTGTTGCAGGAATTAAGCATGTCGGAGATACACGTGTCGGGGATACAATCACGGATGCGAAGAATCCTGCACCGGAACCGTTGCCTGGGTATCGTAAAATCAATCCGATGGTATACTGCGGTCTCTACCCAATTGAGACATCGGACTATAATGATCTACGCGAAGCATTAGAGAAGCTGCAACTTAATGATGCATCTCTCAGCTTTGAACCGGAAACATCCAGCGCACTTGGCTTTGGTTTCCGTTGTGGATTCTTGGGTCTGCTTCATATGGATGTTATTCAGGAGCGGATTGAACGTGAATTCAACATTCCACTCATTACGACAGCGCCAAGCGTTATTTATCGCATTAAGCTGACGAATGGTGAAGTGATCGAGATTGATAACCCATCCAATTATCCGGAAATCGGACGAATTGATCATGTCGAAGAACCATATGTAAAGGCAGATATTATTGTACCGAATGATTATGTAGGTACAGTTATGGAACTTTGTCAGAACAAACGTGGGGAATACGTCAACATGGAGTATCTCGATGCGAACCGTGTAACAATTACGTATGAAATTCCGCTTGCGGAAATTGTATATGATTTCTTTGATCAGTTGAAATCAAGCACTAAGGGATATGCGTCCTACGATTATGAAGTTTGCGGGTATCGCGTGTCGAACCTCGTGAAGATGGATATTTTGCTGAACGGAGAGCAGGTTGATGCGCTGTCCTTTATCGTTCACCGCGAACGTGCATATCAACGCGGCCGTGTTATTTGTGAGAAACTGCGCGGACTTATTCCACGTCAAATGTTTGAGGTGCCAATTCAGGCTTCCGTAGGTACGAAAGTAGTAGCGCGGGAGACGATTAAGGCGATGCGTAAAAACGTATTGTCTAAATGTTACGGCGGTGATATCTCACGTAAACGGAAACTGCTTGAGAAGCAAAAAGAAGGTAAAAAGCGGATGAAGCAGGTTGGTAACGTAGAGGTTCCGCAGGAAGCGTTTATGGCAGTCTTAAAAATTGATGATTAA
- the spoIIP gene encoding stage II sporulation protein P has product MNKIQTWNVAKWRAGVLRMLATGKALMLLIMVSALFFVVLGLGGMAERKLSTSSISSMKGFAGSISSGIFMDMLGMELPHLAQGKQQSEITGEQITSFVFEMLTGVDPLNPKSLIASQVPGMGTNEPVLLRIGSGNEKAEAPQDYQPDPGYVAESSGETPGQAEPDPEPSPDPGESPAPSNTDPATEVPGKVTENQSPAEVKKKTVLIYHTHPHEAYNPLLGTKSNNPSSPKASANVFLPGSYLTKRLESQGIGALHETEDYVSTKKDYNWNYSYKYSRETIKAAMAANEDLTYLIDIHRDSSRHDKSTATINGKNYAKVFFIIGHDNPNWEKNEAFAAKIHKKMEKLYPGLSRGVWGKNGGGGNNGEYNQSLSEKSILIEIGGIDNTDAELKRTSEALADIIAEVYMEDQSIDKASTDQNPSSSNKG; this is encoded by the coding sequence ATGAATAAAATACAAACATGGAATGTAGCAAAATGGAGAGCTGGCGTTCTTAGGATGTTAGCAACAGGAAAAGCACTCATGCTGCTTATCATGGTTTCCGCTTTATTTTTTGTTGTGTTAGGTCTTGGAGGGATGGCAGAGCGAAAACTGAGCACCTCCTCCATATCGTCTATGAAAGGTTTTGCGGGTTCCATATCAAGCGGAATTTTCATGGATATGCTCGGAATGGAACTGCCTCATCTTGCTCAGGGCAAACAGCAATCCGAAATAACGGGGGAACAAATCACTTCCTTTGTGTTTGAAATGCTGACAGGTGTAGATCCACTGAATCCGAAAAGCCTTATTGCAAGTCAGGTTCCAGGTATGGGGACGAATGAACCGGTACTGCTGCGTATTGGTTCAGGCAACGAAAAGGCAGAGGCTCCGCAAGACTACCAGCCTGATCCAGGGTACGTTGCTGAGTCCAGCGGGGAAACACCAGGCCAAGCAGAACCTGATCCTGAACCGAGTCCTGATCCAGGTGAGTCACCGGCTCCTAGCAACACCGATCCTGCCACGGAAGTACCAGGTAAGGTTACGGAAAATCAAAGCCCTGCCGAAGTGAAAAAGAAAACAGTGCTTATCTATCATACTCACCCGCATGAAGCCTATAATCCGCTGCTGGGAACGAAGAGCAATAACCCCTCCTCCCCGAAAGCGAGTGCTAATGTGTTCTTGCCGGGAAGTTATCTTACGAAGCGTCTCGAGTCACAGGGGATCGGTGCTCTGCATGAGACGGAAGATTATGTGTCTACAAAAAAAGATTATAACTGGAATTATTCTTATAAATATTCAAGAGAAACCATCAAAGCAGCAATGGCTGCAAATGAGGATCTCACGTATCTCATCGATATTCATCGGGATTCTTCCCGGCATGATAAATCAACAGCAACGATTAACGGAAAGAACTATGCGAAAGTCTTTTTTATCATTGGTCATGATAATCCCAATTGGGAGAAAAACGAAGCTTTTGCCGCCAAAATTCATAAAAAAATGGAGAAATTGTATCCAGGCCTTTCAAGAGGGGTATGGGGTAAGAATGGCGGAGGAGGAAACAATGGTGAATATAACCAGTCCTTGTCCGAGAAAAGTATTTTGATTGAGATTGGCGGTATTGATAACACCGATGCAGAGCTTAAACGTACATCAGAAGCTTTGGCAGACATCATCGCGGAAGTATATATGGAAGACCAATCGATCGATAAAGCAAGTACGGATCAGAATCCAAGCAGTTCAAATAAGGGCTAG
- the gpr gene encoding GPR endopeptidase → MTLDLQKYGVRTDLAVEARELAQMQDRSPIPGVEEEVEQFGDIKVTRLDVLNEEGSNRIGRIIGHYVTLEVPKLRNGDTTLQEKVTATFTKEMEDFIAKIGISKTAKVLIVGLGNWNVTPDSLGPLVVENTMVTRQYFELMPDQVSPGYRNVSAIAPGVLGLTGIETSETVQGIVERTRPDLIIAIDSLASRSLERINTTIQVADIGIHPGSGIGNKRKGITKEILGVPCIAIGVPTVCYASTIVNTTFELMKAHFAKETKSGRQILGVLNDISEQERLGLVKEVLEPLGHDLIVTPKEIDDFIEDIANIIASGLNAALHEAVDLSNVASYTH, encoded by the coding sequence ATGACACTGGATTTGCAAAAATATGGCGTGCGCACTGATTTAGCAGTGGAAGCTAGAGAACTGGCTCAAATGCAGGATCGTTCCCCCATTCCAGGCGTAGAGGAAGAAGTAGAGCAGTTTGGAGATATTAAAGTTACCAGACTAGATGTACTAAACGAAGAAGGTTCAAATCGAATCGGACGTATTATTGGACACTATGTCACACTCGAAGTTCCAAAACTTCGCAATGGTGATACGACACTTCAGGAGAAAGTTACAGCTACTTTTACAAAAGAAATGGAAGATTTTATTGCGAAAATTGGAATATCGAAAACGGCGAAGGTCCTGATCGTGGGGTTAGGTAACTGGAATGTCACCCCGGATTCACTGGGTCCGCTTGTTGTTGAGAATACAATGGTGACTCGACAATACTTTGAACTCATGCCAGACCAGGTTTCCCCCGGGTACCGAAATGTAAGTGCGATTGCTCCAGGGGTGCTTGGCCTGACGGGGATTGAAACCAGCGAGACGGTGCAAGGCATTGTAGAGCGTACAAGGCCTGATCTGATCATTGCGATTGACTCGCTAGCTTCTAGATCACTCGAACGCATCAACACGACGATTCAGGTTGCGGACATCGGCATACATCCTGGGTCCGGAATTGGTAACAAACGCAAAGGAATTACAAAGGAAATTTTGGGTGTTCCCTGTATAGCCATTGGCGTGCCAACGGTTTGTTACGCTTCAACTATCGTGAATACAACGTTTGAGCTGATGAAGGCTCATTTTGCCAAAGAAACAAAATCCGGTCGTCAAATTCTTGGTGTACTTAATGATATAAGTGAACAGGAACGACTGGGGCTTGTGAAAGAAGTACTTGAGCCGCTTGGTCATGATCTGATCGTTACTCCAAAAGAAATTGATGATTTTATTGAAGATATCGCGAATATTATTGCAAGCGGATTAAATGCGGCACTTCATGAAGCCGTTGATCTTAGTAACGTAGCTTCTTATACCCACTAA
- the rpsT gene encoding 30S ribosomal protein S20, which translates to MPNIKSAVKRVKTNDKRRALNASQKSALRTSVKAADQALATNEVETAKAAIQAASRSLDKAVTKGLVHKNAAARKKSRLAKKLNALTNA; encoded by the coding sequence ATGCCAAACATCAAATCCGCTGTAAAACGCGTGAAAACAAATGATAAACGTCGTGCTTTGAACGCTTCCCAGAAGTCTGCTCTTCGTACTTCCGTTAAAGCTGCTGACCAAGCTCTGGCTACTAACGAAGTTGAAACAGCTAAAGCTGCGATTCAAGCTGCTTCCAGAAGCCTGGACAAAGCTGTAACTAAAGGTCTTGTTCATAAAAATGCTGCAGCTCGTAAGAAATCCCGCTTGGCCAAAAAATTGAACGCTCTTACTAACGCGTAA